In Brassica napus cultivar Da-Ae chromosome A3, Da-Ae, whole genome shotgun sequence, the sequence AAGTCCATAGATAAAAATGCAGTGTAAAGGACAAAGAATCAAGAATAATGCAGCTGTATGTTGTTACTTGTTGGTTATGTTACCCAAAACATTACACGAACACaatgtaatatatatgaaattgtATCTGTCAGATGCGATTTAGACTCATCTTCTTcacaagtatatatataatatatgacaTGGAAAATGCTAAACCTCTAGGGTCTGAGAacctggaaagaagatgacaagatCCTGAAGAGACCATCCGGGTTATCCGTGTGAACCTGAAAGATTACACAACCCAAATGCAATAAGATgatagaaagagaagaagaagcaaaggtATAGTTAGTTAATTTACCCAGTGACCTGCATCTTCCAGGACATGCATTTCTACTCCGCCGCCTTCTTCAGAGGCGAGCTCTTCAGCGGCGTGGATCCGTTGAAGGTCTTCTAGGGCCCAACGGTGCAAGCTTCTTTCGGCTTTCAGAAAATTCACATGCACTCCTCTTGGAAGGTTCTCAACAAAGTTCCTttcattttgtaaaattaatatAGCAAGAAGCTTGAGTATAGTAACTAGTTGTAGTAGCTTCACTAAACACAGGGAGGTTAGTAAAGATTAGATTACCATAGATTTGTGTCTTCGTAGGACTGGTAAAGTTCGGCGATCCCATCCAGGTCAAATGCccatgagaagctagaagacgATGGCCCGGTAGATCTGAGATTGGTAACCACCCACTGCACAAGAAGACACCAAGGTTGTTGCAATATCCGACAAGAGCTGATACAATCTACCGAGTAAATGGATAACTAACTATACCTGTGCAACATCATTGGAAAACCCTTCTTCCATAAGAGCGTTATAGACCTCGTTCTTGGACGAGACCTTTAAACAAAGACAAGAGATGTTCGTGAACATAACTATGAAGGGCATGAGTCTGAGTAGCCGAAAAGATAGATGGAATCTGTAAGTTACCACTTTAGGCAATTGACGTAGAAATGAAATGAGCTCTCGTGGATGATCCTCTCCATCTCCTCCTGCACGAACTTTACCAGGAGTAGCATCCAATACCCAAGCCTGCAATGGTTACAGTTCAGCGCGACTAATGTTTGTCCTACCAACGGTTATTGAGACACAGACATGGAGAAAACGCTTACTCGGACTGGTCGTGGAAGAGGCTTGGCTGCTTGCTCCACCATGCTTAAAACAACTACACATGTCATAGAAAAGACTCGTCACCAATGTGGATAAACTAATCTGGATGAAGCAGTTTCATAAAGATGGTAAAGTAACCTTTCCCCCCAAAGCTATGGCCAACAAGGACCCGCGGTGTTAACCTCAATTGACCAACCTAACAATGACGGAAAACATCAGAGAGAAGTTATCTTTCCATGAATAAAACGTGGTCTGAGAAAGAAACTTACAAGTTTTAGAACATCAGAAGCAGTAGAAGCAACAGAGTGTGGACCTCTCTTCTTGAGAGAAGCTGAATCCCCATGGCAACGCAAGTCTACCAAAAGAAACTGCGAAGATTGAATAAAAGAGGAGCAGATTAGT encodes:
- the LOC106436434 gene encoding protein ABHD11 isoform X2 — encoded protein: MSTVSCSTASSSRGCGTSFPSKTSSLPALNPPNFIRIGTNSQSDILSSHRLTLVHENRKAWSSTVPMALVDERQSTGQNVAHPPRILAYDLVQGDLVKWRWKEDKSVPDTPTAVLLHGILGSGKNWGTFARRLAHEFPTWQFLLVDLRCHGDSASLKKRGPHSVASTASDVLKLVGQLRLTPRVLVGHSFGGKVVLSMVEQAAKPLPRPVRAWVLDATPGKVRAGGDGEDHPRELISFLRQLPKVVSSKNEVYNALMEEGFSNDVAQWVVTNLRSTGPSSSSFSWAFDLDGIAELYQSYEDTNLWNFVENLPRGVHVNFLKAERSLHRWALEDLQRIHAAEELASEEGGGVEMHVLEDAGSHG
- the LOC106436434 gene encoding protein ABHD11 isoform X1; the protein is MSTVSCSTASSSRGCGTSFPSKTSSLPALNPPNFIRIGTNSQSDILSSHRLTLVHENRKAWSSTVPMALVDERQSTGQNVAHPPRILAYDLVQGDLVKWRWKEDKSVPDTPTAVLLHGILGSGKNWGTFARRLAHEFPTWQFLLVDLRCHGDSASLKKRGPHSVASTASDVLKLVGQLRLTPRVLVGHSFGGKVVLSMVEQAAKPLPRPVRAWVLDATPGKVRAGGDGEDHPRELISFLRQLPKVVSSKNEVYNALMEEGFSNDVAQWVVTNLRSTGPSSSSFSWAFDLDGIAELYQSYEDTNLWNFVENLPRGVHVNFLKAERSLHRWALEDLQRIHAAEELASEEGGGVEMHVLEDAGHWVHTDNPDGLFRILSSSFQVLRP